AGAAAGACTGGTGGCAGTCTCCAGCGCCTGCCAGGGTTCGAGATGTCCATACTTCACCTGGGCACGAAGATTCAGATGAAGACTGGTGGCAGGAATATCGAGCGGCGAGTCCGTACCGGCAAGAATCAGCCCGGCCTTGCGGTATGTGTTCGCTACAACAGACTCTTCATTTTGAAGGCGGGCCGTCATCGCGCTCATGTCGGTGTGCGTGGCCGTCTCCACTGCGGCACGTAGACGCTTGTTCTCCCACGGCGGCGCTATCGCCTGGCGCGGATCGGTCGCCATGCCCGGATCGTCCGCGTATGGAACCTGCGAGAACGTTGTCGAGATCGTCCACATCCCGGAGTCGACCAGCAGCTTCTGCACATCGCTGTAAGAGTGCCCGGTCAGCGAGCGCGAGTAGGCCCAGCCTGTGCGAGCCGTGGCAGAGAGATGGCTCATCCCGTCTTCACCCAAAGCAACCGCCGGCAGCAGATAGTGCGATGCCGTCTCCACGCCCATCTGCGAATGCGCATAGTCGACACCTTCTTTCGCCCACGCATAAGGGAGCCGAACGTAGAGCTTCACAAAGTCGAAGTCCAGCGCCTTCAGCCGATCAAACTCACGATGAAGCTGCTCCTCCGACGTTGTCGCAATCATCATCGGGTAGTAGACGCGCTCGCCATCCACCGCTTCGCCGGTATTGAAGACGCGCGGCCCGGTAGCCGCTCCGGAGATATATGACTCCTTATGCTCCAAGGCGCGGTATGCGTTGTCTGCGATCCCCCTCAGTTCGGTGACGCCGTAGATCAGCCAGAGACGCCCCATCCGGTCGCCGTAATAGATACCGTTGTCGGAGTCGGCGTGAACATGGTTTTCAAACAGCCCCGGCAGAACCGTCGAATCCGGGGCCTCGATCGTCTGCGTCACGCCTGCCGGAGGAGTTGCCGCGTGTGGCCCGACGCTGGTGATGCGATTGTCTGTGACTAAAACATCCACATCCTTTAATTCTTCGGGGCCGCTTCCCTTCCAGAACCTTCCGGCATGGATCAGCAGCTTCTGCTTTGGCTTTGCCTGCGTATAAGTCAGGTCGACAGGAACAGGGGTGATCTTCCCCGTCGCACGATCGATCATCCGAAGCCTGCCGTTCGAGAGATAAAGGATGTGCGCGGAGTCTCCGGACCACGTCGGCGCATCGGTCGTCTCGTCATTCAGCTTCACTGCCGGGCCCGAGGGATATCCATCAGCGTCGACCGGCATCGTGTAAAGCTGGTCGCGGAGCACGAAGGCCAGCTCCTTGCCATTTGGCGCGTAGATCGGGCCATCTTCTGTGCGCGTCGTCACCGACTCATATGGCGCCGGCGAATAGAACTTCGTCGCCTTCGTCGCAAGATCGACCATCAGGAAGTCGCTGGTGCCCTCTCGAAAACGCTTTGAATACGGATGGATGGTCGCAATAGCAACAGTCTTTCCATTGGGAGCGAAGGCAGCGCGGCCCGGAAAGAACGTCGCGGCAGCCAGCGGCGAGATCTTTCCTGAAGCAACGTCGATCAGCAGCGTCGCGCCGGTCTGGTCCTGAAACGCAATCAGCTTTCCATCAGGCGACCAGGCAGGCATGATCTGCGCGTTATTGCCTGGTGCGATACGCCAGTCATCTTCCGTCGAATCCAGGTTCGAAACATCGTGCAGATAAATGTTCTCGATCCCACTGCGATCGGAGACATAGGCCAGCCACTTTCCGTCGGGAGAAAACGCCGGCCCCTGTTTGTAGAACACATCGTGCGTAATCGCCGCCGGGGCCTCGCCGATGGTCATCACGTAGAGCTGGTTCAAGGCAACAAATGCCACCTGCCGGCCATCCGGCGAAAACGCTGGAGCATAGATTCCCTTGACCGCATGTGGAGCCGCTTCATCGAAGTCATACTGCCTATGCGCATACTGCGGACGAACATGCGGGATTGCCGCAGTAAATGCGATCGCTGTCTCCGCTGATGCGGGCAGCTTCACCCTCAGTATTTTTCCGCTGCCTGTATAGATCAGCTCCGCATCTGAAAGCCACGTTGCCGGAAATGGAAACGCATCATCGGACTTGCCTATATATATTGGCTTCGAAGCATCTGCAACAGTGGCGACAATCAGGCGGCTCCTGCTAAGGGCCGCGCCGGAACCGTCGGACCGCACATACGCAATATGCGAGTCATCTGGCGAAAAGCTCGGAGCATTCACACGCGCCTTCAGCGGGTCAACTAGCGCAATCGTCGAACGCTTCCCATTGCCAAGCTCTATGGTCTCAATCGCCTTCGCCTGGATGCCGGAGCCCGACACAAACACAAGGCGCTTGCCGTCGTGCGACCAGTTCGGCTCATACTCGTCTTCCGCCGAATGAGTGATCTGCTTCAGATCGCTCCCGTCGATCTTCACCGTCCATATGTCGTATGACCCCTTGAAGGCACGGTCGGAGGAAAACGCAATCGTGCTTCCATCGGGCGACAGTCGAGGTTCGCGGTCATCGCCATGTCCATTTGTCACTTGCTTCAACCCGCTGCCATCGGGCTTCATCGTCCAGATATGGAATGTTCCACCGGCGTAGCACTGTAGAGCAACAAGATCTCCTTTTGCCGACCAGTCAGGGTGCGACGCCTCCTGCATGGGTGAAGTCAGTTGCTTTGCAACTCCTCCAGCCGATGGAATCGAGAAGATCAGTCCCTGGACATCGGCAAGAAGCGTCTTGTGGTCCGGCGAGACCGCTACCTGCATGTCGGTGCCTTCGTCGACCGTGATGGTCTTCGACCTGGGCG
The genomic region above belongs to Acidobacteriota bacterium and contains:
- a CDS encoding PD40 domain-containing protein, with the protein product MHHVLRPIRCAIVAGLISSCGVAATPRSKTITVDEGTDMQVAVSPDHKTLLADVQGLIFSIPSAGGVAKQLTSPMQEASHPDWSAKGDLVALQCYAGGTFHIWTMKPDGSGLKQVTNGHGDDREPRLSPDGSTIAFSSDRAFKGSYDIWTVKIDGSDLKQITHSAEDEYEPNWSHDGKRLVFVSGSGIQAKAIETIELGNGKRSTIALVDPLKARVNAPSFSPDDSHIAYVRSDGSGAALSRSRLIVATVADASKPIYIGKSDDAFPFPATWLSDAELIYTGSGKILRVKLPASAETAIAFTAAIPHVRPQYAHRQYDFDEAAPHAVKGIYAPAFSPDGRQVAFVALNQLYVMTIGEAPAAITHDVFYKQGPAFSPDGKWLAYVSDRSGIENIYLHDVSNLDSTEDDWRIAPGNNAQIMPAWSPDGKLIAFQDQTGATLLIDVASGKISPLAAATFFPGRAAFAPNGKTVAIATIHPYSKRFREGTSDFLMVDLATKATKFYSPAPYESVTTRTEDGPIYAPNGKELAFVLRDQLYTMPVDADGYPSGPAVKLNDETTDAPTWSGDSAHILYLSNGRLRMIDRATGKITPVPVDLTYTQAKPKQKLLIHAGRFWKGSGPEELKDVDVLVTDNRITSVGPHAATPPAGVTQTIEAPDSTVLPGLFENHVHADSDNGIYYGDRMGRLWLIYGVTELRGIADNAYRALEHKESYISGAATGPRVFNTGEAVDGERVYYPMMIATTSEEQLHREFDRLKALDFDFVKLYVRLPYAWAKEGVDYAHSQMGVETASHYLLPAVALGEDGMSHLSATARTGWAYSRSLTGHSYSDVQKLLVDSGMWTISTTFSQVPYADDPGMATDPRQAIAPPWENKRLRAAVETATHTDMSAMTARLQNEESVVANTYRKAGLILAGTDSPLDIPATSLHLNLRAQVKYGHLEPWQALETATSLSAKAYGLTRDLGTLEPGKLADLIIVSGDPLKNIEDAARIQCVAKNGKLESVASIMAPFAKSDIGESICPAR